A stretch of DNA from Arachis hypogaea cultivar Tifrunner chromosome 19, arahy.Tifrunner.gnm2.J5K5, whole genome shotgun sequence:
ttataattaattaaaaaaataaagaaaaaaaattataaaaaaaatcaaataaaagataaaaaatagagtaaacatttattttgaaactaaaaatttgttaattgtgctagaaattctaaaaatttgtatcttattatataatcaattttgttactcactttaactttattattcatttattgtatctaaaaaagtatataatgtcacacttattttaaaaaagatgaaaCTTTTCAAATACAcggtataatatataatttaagaacaataaaataaaaatttctagaattttataatagtatttgaaattttcaatgacGATAATACAAATTGTTTAAATCGACCAAATGAATTCAATAGTTATCCTTTGcacattttatttaaatttgaattttaaaatttaatttgtatcttttttttcctaatgtaaattatttttgacagaaaatagaaaaagttttattagacaaaaaaaatatccTATCAAAAAGTTATTATAAGGagatttataattagagaagaaaagaataaaagtattaataataattaagaaaaagaaacgaAGTTTGTATTAAAGAATGctagaaaagaaataataaagttcatATAATTAAAATTCGTACATTCAAAATgtgtttgaactttgaaaaataagatgagacaTGAAAACACACAGACATTTGGCTTCAATGAATCTGTTTATACCATTCAATTCAgtgttctttaattttttgttttcctcTTTTTTATTTCATATGAATTTATTAGTGCCAAACATGTATCACATAGAGTATTTTTTAACTCCATCCTAATCCATATATTATCTTtgctaaacaaaatataaaaagaaaaaaagacagtaaataaattaaagttgttattatttaaagagaaaagagtagattagtatttttgtattttaaattaattaagatctaAATGAAAGATAAcgttaatttaaaaaagttaaattaaaattaattcaaacattgatatttaaattataaaaaaattaattttcatattttataaaatatcatactgACGGTAATTGTAAATAACGctacttaaaattaaataaaataacacagataaaacaaataaaaaaataaaaaataacttaatcttGTATAAAATTCACCTATAAAATTCTGTaccgaaaaataaatttaattttagtatattaataatataaaatattttatataatcattcaattcaattaaatttatttatgtagatcattattgaaaaataaatttaagataccgacatacaattactttaaattaagcaataattattaatattatataaggGACACACTATTTCACTAAGAGTGATCGCCATAAgaaataattttctaattttctatactaatattaaaaagtttatataataatattatcgttatcaatactatatgatatcaaaacaaaaaaaaaaaatcaccgtactaatataatattatcaatattatataaatcatctttgtatttattttctatacgtatataatatttaattaacacattaagacatatataatatttcgttaatacatatataatataaaataatttacaaattattattaattcgtatataatgtataattaaatttaatgaattcaattataataaacaacaaattatttattttatttcagactttataaatgaataaattaattaactaacataacaaattataattaatatagtaaaattaattaagtaatatatattataataaattatattaatatttaaatatctaatcaaatcaattagcttATATAATTAAGTAatggtaataaattgtattgaatgagttaaaataaataaattgggaaACACTCTTCGgagcatgccacgtcagctccatcattaagcgcagaaattcgatttttatataatagaatagatgtataattaaatttaatgaattcaattataataaacaacaaattctttattttatttcagactttataaatgaataaattaattaactaacataacaaattataattaatatagtaaaattaattaagtaatatatattataataaattatattaatatttaaatatctaatcaaatcaattagcttATATAATTAAGTAatggtaataaattgtattgaatgagttaaaataattaaattgggaAACACTCTTCGGAGCATGCCACGTCAGTTCCATCGTTAAGCGcagaaattcgatttttatataatagaatagatttgGAAAACATAGTTCATGCATAGGATTTGGTAAGTAATTTTCAAATTCGAGCTTGAATAATTGAAGACTGTGGTATAAAAATGAAATAGGATATTGTTGTTGTTTGTACTTATGCCTTTAATCAATAAATTCAACTTTTTGTACTAAAAAACAAAGTGCCAAAAACATATAAGTGAAAAATTAATCAATGGATGGTCGATAAATGCAACTTTTTCACAACAGCTTATTACTTTATTATTGCAAAGATAAATGCATGAGGTGGATGTTCTAAAATTCCTCTTTGTATGGAATGTCGACGTCAATGAgaaaagggagaggggaggggaGTTGTTATGAAATGTGAATAAAAGCTTAAAAGAACAAACGAATAAGATAAAACGATGGAAAAAGAGTAAAATTTAATCTTAAGTTTTGTTCACAAGGTCATAAAAGGAACTTTACTATGCAAATATCTTTTCTCCAACTTGCCTATAACAACCAAAGAACATATaaatatctctattttcttaaaataaaatgcaCAAAACCAATCTTTTTGCACATAAAATAACATTCAtatattattagttaaaaatatattattaaattattaaattaaaaaaaataattaaaaataattgtcaaaactaataaattttaattactttttaatattttttttatattattttatttgttgtagCTTTCTAGTTTCTAGTGGTAAAGAAGAAACACGAGAAGAGAAGGAGACCAAAACAGCGTGTTCAACTTGAAAACCTCATACCACAACTAGTGATTACTGAACGATCCATGCCCCATTTTCTCTCCTAACTTTCTTTATCCTTCTGTCCACATTTTCGTTTTCTCaggaaacaaacaaaacagaTTCTTCCCCCATTATAATACCTCcaccaaaataataaataaaaattaacaaaattaactaaACTACTGAAAACCCAAaaacaatttttattaaaaaaaaaaaaaaagcgatcCCACCACTAAAATTGATCAAAGTATCCTTCCCCTACCCTTATCTCTTCTCATAAATTCAAACCTAAGcaatcaaaaatccaaaaaagaaaaaaagaaaccctAGAACGGGGAGAGATTTCACCATCCAACAAATCTCTTCCTTCTTAATCTTCCCTCCTTCCCCGAATTCCTTCCACCCATTAttctcacacacacacaaaatTCCCAATTTCCCCTCTTTCAATTTTCCCTAAAAATCCCCCAATTTTTCAATCATTTCTCCCAAATTTTCCCCCAATTCCGAAACCATAatccagaggaaataaaagattGAAAATTGAGAACCTATTCGCAAATCGGAAGAAAAAAATCCCATTTAAGCTAACCTTGCCGCCCCTGCCGTCAAATATCCCAAATCTTTGTTTCATGCCCAATTCCTCCGCCGCAGCCGCCACCATCCGATGCCGCTTCTTCCGAAGAGCGAGACAATCCAGATCCGGGAGGTTTGGGACTCTAATCTCGAAGAAGAATTCGCCCTAATCCGCGACATCGTCGATGACTACCCTTACGTGGCAATGGACACAGAGTTCCCCGGGATCGTTCTCCGCCCCGTCGGAAACTTCAAGAACAGCCACGACTACCATTACCAAACCCTAAAGGACAACGTGGACATGCTCAAACTCATCCAATTAGGTCTCACCTTCTCCGATGAATTCGGCAACCTTCCCGCCGCCGATGCATCCGGCGAAGACCAGCGCAGCTGCATATGGCAGTTCAACTTCCGGGAATTCAACGTCAACGAGGACGTTTTCGCGAACGACTCAATCGAGCTTCTTCGCCAGAGCGGAATCGATTTCAGCAAGAACAACCGAGACGGCATTGACGCTCGTCGTTTCGGTGAGCTTCTAATGTCTTCTGGAATAGTCCTAAACGACGCCATTCACTGGGTTACGTTCCACAGCGGTTACGATTTCGGTTACCTGTTGAAGCTTCTCACGTGCCAGAACCTTCCAGAAACACAAGCTGGTTTCTTTAATTTGATCAACATGTATTTCCCTAGGGTTTATGATATTAAGCATTTGATGAAGTTTTGCAATTCATTGCATGGTGGTTTGAATAAGCTTGCGGAGTTGTTGGAGGTTGAGAGGGTTGGGATTTGCCACCAGGCCGGTTCCGATAGCTTGCTTACGTCAAGCACTTTTCTGAAGCTGAAGGAGAATTTCTTCAGTGGGTCGCTGGAGAAGTATGCCGGTGTTTTGTTTGGATTGGGCAACGACGGCGGCAGTGGCGGTTATAGCTCTAATTCTTATGTTCATTGAGAGGGattaggaagaaaaaaaaattgaaaaatttaagaaaagaaggaAATGAAAGAGTGAGAGATTAAGGTTAGAGTGAGGTAAAGAAGAAAAGAGGGAATGTGAAAGGAAAAGTGTTAAGAATTAAGGTTAAAGTTTAGAGAAGATGTTAATTTTTGTTTGTGATTGAGGATATGTGTGTATATGTTACTACTTTCAACAACTTAACATCTTGTGTTGTAGAAAAACTTTTGCAATTAATAAGTGGTGTTGTTATGGATATATATACCTTTGGTTTTTTAACTTGTTTTTTCTCTACCTTTTGATTAGTTTGATTCATCTTTCATGTTTACTAGCTGAGATCTATAAGAATAGGTGAGCTCAAGTTTGATTACCTTACCTTGATTAAATGGATACTTAGAACTCTTTTCTGTTGGTTGCTCTGCTGGTGTATTACTGAAAACCAACTTGATCTTTTCCTTTTAGTTTGTTTCTGTTTTCAAGGTGTAAGAAATTATGCTACATTTGGTATGATGATTTATAGTTAATTGACTTCAATTGGATAATGGTTATTGGTGTATATCTTAGTCATAAGGATAATTGGTGGATATTTGTTGAAGAGTTTGCATTTGACAAGAACTGCAGGTAAGGCAATGTTTGATGGTTGGAGTCGCTCCTTTCTGGGTCTATTGCTTGAGACTTCAAACCTCGGAAAGGTTCATAGTAACACAAGTTTGTTATGGATGCCTTATATTAATATTCTCTCTTCCTTTTTTTGGTGAGAATTGTTCTCTTTTCTACTCattataaagtataaactatatgTTTGATAAAGGAGAAGTCAGTGCATTGGTTTGCATTATTATCTTATGTTTTATGGTTCAAGTCAACCCTTGCTTGCAAGGGTTTCCATTACATAGCATTTTGCTGGATTGGTCTTTATACATTATTAACTGGGTTGGTACAGTAGAAGTGTAGCAGTAGAACTGGTGTGATCCCTCTTGGGTGATCATCTTGCTGTCAAGTCAATTTTTCTGATGACGACTGTTTTCAATATTAAGTTTTTAACATTCATCTGCAGAATAGAAAAAGGATGGAAATAATGGGACAGTAGAGATGAACCTTTGGCATTggtttagaaaactaaaaaactcGTTGCCATAAATAATCTGTCCTTTTAATTTTTAGCAATACAGAAATTAGTTTAGAAAATTTCCAAGAAATGGACAATTTTGTGTCCTCGATATCTGTATCTTTTTTCTGGCGACAGTTACCAATTTCTACCCAAGAGATAAGAGTGTCTCGCCAATTTTAGAAGAAAATCACAACTTGATGCTCTGTTGATGTTGGTTTCAATACAGTCCCAGCTATCTCTGCTAAAACAAGGCGATGGACTTTTGATTTTTCGCATCATTTTGGAATTCTATTTGTCTACACTTCCATAAAATAAGAccgataagaaaagaaaagaatacagTGCCACCAGGATAGTACCGAGTGAAGTCTATAAATAAAGTTTATCAGATacaaatgtaaaattcatcgtTGGTAACACTTGTATCAACTTATACGTCCAGTTCTTTTTTCCTTATTGCAAGCACAAAGGCATAAATTCACAAGCTCTTGATATATCATTGATTTCTCAGCTGCCTTACCCTGAAATTTCAAGATTATACATTTGTTCAGAACTGAAACATATTAATGGCAGTGACAAATTTCAAATGCAATGGCCAATAATCATTTTGTTTTACACTTCagaatttttttgtttgaaataaaCCAAAGGCATATTGATGCAGAGATGGAATATATGACAGTAACATTCAACATATGGAACAAAGCTTAGGGAATAGGGTTTGTTTCTGTATATAACTCTATCAGGGTCACCAACTCAACCAAGTTACAGGCTTGGTCACCTCATATAAAAACTTTCGGATAGAAAGATCCTTCAAATTTAGTAATGCTTCATGTTATTGAATCAGAAAAAAGCTCATTACAGTATAGCTTAAAAAATGTTCAAAATAGACCAAATTAAAACATAATTCCATCAATAAAATCACTTTCAAGATTCAACACACCGACACTGGtaagagtctaaaaattggtatATGCACATATAGATGACACCACTTCTTATCCACCCATTCTCTTTCTAAATTCCATAACATGGGAAATCATGAATTGcatttaaaaacttaaaaacatAAATCAACCATGCAAACGCAGCTAGAAGTCCGGAAGACTAACCTTTGGTTTATGTTCTCTTGCGCTTAAGATGTTTGATATGATTAACTACAATGTAGCTGATCACCTCCTTCAAGGTAGCCTTCCTTTTTTCCTTGAAGTTCCATAGCTCCTTAACAATATATCTACCGCTTGGATTGTACTCATTGAGTTCTTTGATGGAAGTAATAACAGCTGCATGTACCTCGTCTCCCCATTCCTGCTTGAGACTTTTTAACTTCTCATCATCCTCATTCAGAATTTCCTGTATCAATACAACATCATTTGGTATGTACATGGGCTAGAAAGATGCTGACACTACAATACAGGACATTTACAAATGGCATGCCATGTCCATAACTTGATGAATATGACACTGACAAGAAAGCAACATATAGAAATAACCCTCTCAATTGGCCCATCCAATTGAATTTCATGAATATGATATGAACACACAAAGCATGTCTTGATAGTATATTTTGAGGACTTGAGGACATGCCTGTGGATTATCATCAACCGTGACCACTTTGAATGGATGCCAGTTCGAATCCTTCAAGTTCTCCTGCCAAAAAGAGCAAAGCTCCAAACCCTTTGTCTGAGCTTCTTCTTCACGAAGACTTTTTTGTTTCATGAAGACATTGAGAAAAGGCTTCTCATCAAGTTCTCCCATTTTCTTGATCCCAATATTAGTTCGTGAAGAAGAATTCAGAATATCTTCTAACCCCTAaaataaaagacagaaaaaaCCTTAGTCTCCACAATCTACCCAGGTCACATTAACAGAATATCTAAAGAGATTTCAAACAGAAAGGGGAAGAAAAACTTCTTGCAAATAGCTTATCATGACTAGATGCAAGCATAGTAGTAGATACTTGGTTATCTTCAAGAATCCCTGAAGAGTTAGTCAGCTTTAAGAAAAAGCACTAAATGTATAAATCATGTTGCAAGTAAATTTCTAGATGGGCAAAATATTGCTAGAGGGTAAGTAGATAAGATCATACATTTATCAATGCTTTACGAGCTTGTTGCAGCTCATCATTGCTCTGGCGCTCCTTGATAATGAGTGTTTGGTTCATGGACTCCATACTGTCCAAATTTTCTACTTTCTCTTGCAATTCATCACTCATTTCCTTCATCTTTTTCTGAATTGCTGCATCATCTGCATCTCCAAGATGCCTCATGACCTGCAACTTCCCTTTTAACTCTTCAATATCCATTTCCAACTTCTGTTTGGCATCTAGTTGTTTTTTCAACAGAAGTATCTTATTCAATgcctcctctttctctctctggaAAATTTGAGAACCGCATCAGCAAAAGGGCATTCACAATTTAGGGTCCGTTTGGGAAGCTTCAAAAGTAACTTTTTTGagcttttgacttataaaaaatagtaatattaatgtctggtgcaattttcaaaactaaattgctattttctaagaagctatttaggagcttatagagaagttaaaaaaaatgacttctctcataatactattacttttgatcacatttctataaaatatgcacttttagagttaaaaacccaaacacaaaataacttatttataagctacttttaatgtAGCCATTTGTTGTTTAAGCTATTTTGtcaaaaggagcttaattaagttgtttacctAAACTGGACCTTAGTAGAATAAAATACTCAGCAATTAACAAAATATGCAACAATGTCTTTCATCTTTTCATAACCAAGGCACAATAAAGAAGGAAACCTTTTGCTCCTCAACAAGTGTGTAAACTTTCTCATCAGCTATCTTCTGCTCCTTTGATGCCATCATAAGTGATTCATTCCTCAAATCTTTCTAGAAGGACAAAGAGATAACATTAGAATCCTGTAACAGACATTATAAATGCTGGTGCTTTGGAGTAAAATGGCACAAAGAGGATGAAAACAACAGAAATTGAGACATCAGATCATGCATCTTATGGGAATTGTTTACAGAAGGAGAACAATCCTGTTTGAAAACATTAATATTTGGCTGTACTC
This window harbors:
- the LOC112775419 gene encoding probable CCR4-associated factor 1 homolog 7, with the translated sequence MPLLPKSETIQIREVWDSNLEEEFALIRDIVDDYPYVAMDTEFPGIVLRPVGNFKNSHDYHYQTLKDNVDMLKLIQLGLTFSDEFGNLPAADASGEDQRSCIWQFNFREFNVNEDVFANDSIELLRQSGIDFSKNNRDGIDARRFGELLMSSGIVLNDAIHWVTFHSGYDFGYLLKLLTCQNLPETQAGFFNLINMYFPRVYDIKHLMKFCNSLHGGLNKLAELLEVERVGICHQAGSDSLLTSSTFLKLKENFFSGSLEKYAGVLFGLGNDGGSGGYSSNSYVH